A window of the Syntrophothermus lipocalidus DSM 12680 genome harbors these coding sequences:
- a CDS encoding MBL fold metallo-hydrolase → MIEELQKGLYRVEIPLPGNPLKSVNGYFIRGTDRNLLIDTGFNHNACQVAVQRAMEELGFSMDDTDIFVTHVHADHSGLTGFLVRPETVVYTGEYTAWLYQTRDFTTYFDNITQQSGLLEWVTDDTLDNLGYTYMSQPFNNVCVVHDGTHIKVGEYDLRCVVTSGHAPDHVCLYGEGKGLLFSGDHILGTITPNNTIWEAPWTTQRDYLGEYLESLEKVDALDVKLVFPGHGAALTDCHKRIQELMLHHRVRLKEILGILADRFMTATEVASKMTWDMEYETWEEVPITQKVFAVGEALSHLTHLVFRGVISKCLQDGVIYYGKL, encoded by the coding sequence ATGATTGAAGAACTCCAAAAGGGACTATATAGGGTAGAAATCCCGCTTCCGGGTAACCCTCTAAAATCTGTGAATGGGTATTTTATTCGCGGTACGGATAGAAACCTTTTAATCGACACCGGGTTTAACCATAACGCTTGTCAGGTAGCAGTGCAACGCGCGATGGAGGAGCTTGGCTTTTCTATGGACGATACTGACATATTTGTCACGCATGTGCACGCTGACCATAGTGGTTTAACAGGGTTTCTAGTAAGGCCCGAAACCGTGGTCTACACGGGGGAATACACTGCTTGGCTGTACCAAACCAGGGACTTTACCACTTACTTCGACAATATAACGCAACAGAGTGGATTACTGGAATGGGTGACGGATGACACTTTGGATAACCTAGGCTATACCTACATGAGCCAGCCATTTAACAACGTGTGTGTAGTTCACGACGGCACTCACATCAAGGTAGGGGAGTATGACTTGCGTTGTGTGGTGACGTCTGGGCATGCTCCTGACCATGTTTGCCTGTACGGGGAGGGAAAGGGATTACTCTTCAGCGGGGACCATATTCTCGGTACCATTACTCCCAACAACACGATATGGGAAGCGCCTTGGACAACGCAGAGAGACTACCTTGGCGAGTACCTTGAAAGCCTGGAGAAGGTTGATGCCCTGGACGTCAAACTGGTTTTCCCAGGACACGGCGCAGCGTTAACCGACTGTCATAAAAGGATTCAAGAATTGATGCTCCATCATCGGGTTCGCTTGAAGGAAATATTGGGAATACTTGCAGATCGCTTCATGACTGCAACGGAGGTAGCCAGCAAGATGACGTGGGATATGGAATACGAGACATGGGAAGAAGTTCCTATCACGCAAAAGGTATTTGCAGTCGGTGAAGCCTTGTCTCATCTGACCCACTTGGTCTTCAGGGGCGTCATAAGCAAGTGCCTGCAAGATGGAGTTATATATTACGGCAAGCTATAG
- a CDS encoding 3-hydroxyacyl-CoA dehydrogenase family protein, with protein sequence METVAVIGAGTMGAGIAQVALTGGYNVILTDVSKDYVDKGTELIAKNLKRMEEKGQIKESAATVMARLKPSLGLEDLAQADIVFEAIIENMDIKKQLFRDLDGICQSNTIFCTNTSGLSITEMASATRRPSQVIGTHFFNPVPVMRLVELIKGFETSDETYNIAKEVCEKFGKTCITVQEAPLFAVNRILVPMIAEAVRVLEEGIATAEDIDQGMKLGANHPIGPLALADMIGLDVLLMVMNTLYNETQDSKYRVPGLLKKLVRAGHYGRKTGRGFFQYK encoded by the coding sequence ATCGAAACAGTTGCGGTAATCGGAGCTGGAACCATGGGGGCTGGAATAGCCCAAGTGGCTCTAACGGGCGGCTACAATGTTATTTTGACCGATGTATCGAAGGACTACGTGGACAAGGGAACAGAACTCATTGCAAAGAACTTGAAACGGATGGAAGAAAAAGGACAGATTAAGGAATCAGCTGCCACGGTGATGGCAAGGCTGAAACCGTCCTTAGGCCTTGAAGACTTGGCACAGGCTGACATCGTCTTTGAAGCGATAATTGAAAACATGGACATCAAGAAGCAGCTTTTCCGTGATCTGGACGGAATTTGTCAGTCAAATACTATCTTCTGCACCAATACTTCTGGGCTCAGCATCACCGAAATGGCATCGGCGACCCGTCGGCCATCCCAGGTTATCGGGACTCACTTTTTTAACCCGGTTCCAGTGATGCGCCTGGTGGAACTTATCAAGGGGTTTGAAACCTCGGATGAAACGTATAACATCGCGAAAGAGGTCTGCGAGAAATTTGGTAAAACGTGTATCACCGTTCAGGAAGCACCGTTATTTGCGGTTAACCGAATCCTGGTGCCGATGATCGCCGAGGCTGTCAGAGTGCTTGAGGAAGGAATCGCGACCGCGGAGGATATCGATCAAGGCATGAAGCTGGGTGCCAATCATCCCATCGGCCCGCTGGCATTGGCTGATATGATAGGGCTGGACGTGTTACTGATGGTTATGAACACCCTTTACAATGAAACCCAGGATTCAAAATATCGGGTACCTGGACTGTTGAAAAAACTGGTACGCGCTGGCCATTATGGCAGAAAGACCGGACGCGGATTCTTCCAGTATAAGTAG